Below is a genomic region from Ferribacterium limneticum.
CGCCGTTGCGCAGGCTGTGATGGGTCGAAATGGTCATTCCGTCCTTGAGGCCGGCGGCGATGACTGCCTCGCGCAGGCCGCCGACCAGCTTGCTGCCGTTGTGGGTCAGGCGCCGTATGGCCCGCGTCGAACGCTCGGCGTGCGGCTGCAGCGACCACGGGTCGCGGTAGGGGGTCAGCTTTTTGCCGGCAAAGGTGTCCGGGATATCCCGGCCCAGGCTATTCAGTGCCATAAATGTCCTCCTCGCTGATTTCGATATCGACCAAGCCGTGCGCCTGGGCGGTGCGCAAGACGCGCGCGGCGCGGATGACGATGGGCGCGTCGATCATCTTGCCCTTCAGGGAAATGACGCCGGTGCCCATCTCGCGGGCGCGCTTGATGGCGTCGATGATTTGCAGCGCGTGTTCGACTTCTTCCGCTTTCGGCGCGAAGACGTCGTGGATGACATCGCATTGCCGTGGATTGACCATGCATTTGCCGGTAAAGCCGAGGCGCTTGATCAGTTCGGTTTCGCGGCGCAGCGAGTCCATGTCGTTGACGTCGGCGAAAATCGTATCGATGGCCTGGATGCCGGCCGCCTTCGCCGCCCACAAAACGCGCATGCGGGCGTTGAACAATTCCTCGCCGCTCTTCGTGCGTTCGATTTCCATGGTTGCCGTGTAATCCTCGGCGCCGAAAGCCAGCCCGATCAGGCGCGTCGAGGCCTTGGCCGTGCTGGTCGCATTGATGACGCCGAGCGCCGTCTCGATCGAGGGCAGGATGCGGAAATGGCCGATGTCGAGCCCAAGCTCCTCTTCGAATTCGGTGAGCAGCGTATCCAGGCGTTCGACGATTTCCGGCGAATCGGCCTTGGGCAGCCGGATGCCGTCGGGCATGCCGGGCAGCACCGTTTTCAGGTCGTCGAGCGCCCACTTGGTATCGAGGCCGTTGATGCGGACCAGGATTTCCTTGTTGCGCACCTTGTATTGATCGAGGAAGCAGCGGACGAGAACGCGTGCCGCGTCCTTTTCGTTGAGCGGCACGGCATCTTCGAGGTCGATCAACACCGCATCGCATTCGAAAAGCGGAATGTTCTGCAGCATCGACGGCATGTTGCCCGGCACGTAAAGCAGCGAGCGGCGCAATTGATAACCGGTCATGCTCATTCCTCCCCGGCGAAGAAGACGTTCGAGGTGCCGGCCGATTTCGACTGATGGCGGGCGATGCCGTCGATCACCAGTTCGGTCAGCACGATTTCGCAGGAGGCGAAGACCTCGGCATCCTGCATTTGCCCGCCGACGACGTCACCCGACGATTTGCTGGCGATGATATGCAGGTGGCAGAAGGGTTCGCCGCTTTCGTCGGGCACGATGTTGCCGGTCAGGCCGAGCAGTTCGAGCGGTCCTTCGACCGCGTGCGGGGTCAGGCGCGCCGCCGTGATCGGCAGTTTGGCGCCGCTCTTGATGTCGTTGAGGCGGACGTTCTTGACCGAGCCGACGGCCGAGACGATCACCGCATGGCGGATCCCCTCGTGCTGGGTGAACCGGGTCAGGATGTCGACCAGGCGCTCGCCGGGGAGAATCTTCAGGAAGAAGCGGCGGCCATGGCCGTACTCCTTGTAGCAATAACCCTTGTCCTTGGCTTCGTTCATGACAGACCTCCAGCCCGCCGCAGGGCGGTTTCCAGGCGGGCCTCGATGGCGTAGTCGAGAGCGCCGCGATCATTGACGCTGACCCGCGCACCTTCGGCGCCGTGTTTCGCCAGGACTTCTTCCAGCTTGGCGCGGATCAGATGTTCGAACTGCTTCTTGACGGTCGATTCGATCTCGATGACCAGCCCGTCAGCCGGCTCGACGATGACCATCAGGTCACTCGACTGCATGGTGCCGGCCTGGCCCTTGCGTTCAATTTTCATGGCTTGCCTCCTTTAGTCTCTGTTGCAGTTGCTGGCGAATCGGCGCCGCCTCCTCGCTGAGCAAATAGGCGAGGGTGCTGGCTGGCAGATACGCTTCCAATGGCGCCATCTCGTTGCGGGCGACCAGTTCGCGCACGCGGGAGGCGCTGATCACCCCGGCGCTGGTTTCGAGGCGCGGTATTTCCGTCACTGCGATGCCGTGCTGCGGCAGCAGGCGTTGCATTGCCTCGTTGTAGCTGCGGGTCAGGGCGCAATGCGGTTCGCTGCCGACGAAGCGCCGGCTGATGCCGAAGTAGGGGGCGATCCGCGTGCCGAAAAGCCTCAGGTCGAGTTCCATCTGGATCCTCGCCACCGGATCGTCCTGCTTGAGGAAATAGGTTGGGAAAGTGGCGGCGCTGATCTGGTAATGGGCGGTGTCGAGGACGACGGCATTGGCGATGTCGCGCACCCCGTCGACGACCAGCTGCCAGCGGACCGGGAAGGGAAAGGCCGAGCGGTCTTCGGCGACGACGAAGACGTAGAGGTGGTCCACCTGGCGTGCCGCAGTCTCGATCAGGTAGCGGTGACCCTGGGAAAACGGGTTGCAGTTGACCACCACCGCGCCGTTGACGCCGGCGCGGCGCAAGGGACTGTGCGCGGCCAGCCAGTGCTTGAGCCCGTTGCCGAATTCGAGCAGTACCGCCTGGCCCTGGTCGGCGAGCAGGGTGAAGTTCAGGGACTCGAAGGAGCTGGCAAAGCCCGGTTTGGTGAACACGAAAAGGGCATCGAATCCGGCCTCGATGCCACGCGAAACCAGGGCCGTAACGATCTCGCCGAGCAGGGAGCCGCCGCGGTGGGCGGGGTCGATGGCGAGCATCTTGAGAACACGTCCCGCCCGGGCGCCGACGGCAACCAGGCTGCCCTGTTCGTGTACGCCGACCAGGTCGTCGAAACCCGGCTCGAAGGTCAGGCCGTTGCCTTCGATGAGTCGCCGGGCGGCGGCAACATCGGTGGGGGCGAACAGGTCAGCGATCATGTGGGATTCCCGGGGGGCGGCGGGTCAGTTGTAGCCAAGCACGGCGACGACGGCCAGCTCGGGTTCGGCGTTGGCGCGAGGTGGGTTGGCGGCGGCTGGCTGGCCGCTATCAACGCCAGGCGGAGAGTTCGCTGCGGCCTGCTGGCCGGGATTGGCGGCGGGTGGGCGGGAGCTTGGTAGAGGGGCGATGTTCATGCTTGGTCTCCTGAATGATGTGGATTCGATCTGGCTTGCCAGGCGAGGAAATGGCGACATAGCGGCGGGGCGCAGACGGTCAGCAGCACCACCCGCAGCACGTGGGTGGCAGTGACCAGCGGCACGCTGAGGTGCATGACCTTGGCGGTGACGCTCATTTCCGCCATGCCGCCGGGCGAGGCGGCGAGCGCCAGCGAAGGCAGCGGCAGGGCGACGAAGCGGGCGAGCAGCCAGACGAACAGGCCGCTGAGCAGCAGGGCCAGGCCGGTGGCCAGCGTCGACACGCCGAGAAAGCGCGGGGCGGCGCGGAAGAAGGATGGCGAGAAGCGGCTGCCCAGCGCGACGCCGAGCAGCAACTGGCCGCCATTGACGAGTTCGGGCGGTAGCCCGGAGAGCGGGATGGCCAAGGCGGTCAGGCCGCCGACGCAGGCCAGCGGCCCGAGCACCCAGGCGTTGGCGATGCGCAGGGTGCCAAACAGGGCGACGCCGGCCAGCGAGCAGGCGAACAGGATGGGCAGATGCAGCCAGTCCACCGCCGTGCTGAGAGGGCAGAAAGTTTCGTCGCCGCCATGGCTCCAATGGACCAGCACGAAGGGTACGCTGCTGACCACCAGCATGACCCGCAGCGCATGGGCGGCGGCGACCCGGTCCACGGCGCCACCCTGGCGCTCGGCGAGGACGACCATTTCCGAAGCGCCGCCGGGCAGCGCAGCGAAAAAGGCGGTGGCTGGCGAGACGTCAGTCCACCGACGGAGCATCAAGGCGCCGAGCAGGCCGACGGCGACGGCGCTGGCCGCCATGAGGACGATGGCCGGGCCGTGGCGGCCCAGTTGGCCGAGTACTTCGGGCGTGAAATAGAGGCCGAGCGCTGTGCCGATCGCGCACTGACCGACTTGCCGGCCGCCCGGCGGGCCTTCGAGGCGCGCCCCGGCCATGCGCAGCAGGGCGATGGTGAACAGCGGGCCGATCATCCACGGCAGCGGCACGTGCAGTTGCTGAGCCAGGCTGCCAGCCAGCGTGGCGAGCAGCAGGGCGGGCAGGATGCGCAGCATGAGGCGGTGCAGTGGGGAGGAAGTCGGCATTCTTACGGTCAACCGGGAAAAAGGCCCAAAATTGAAATAGGGCGCCCGGCCCAGAGGGGGGCTGGAACGGACGCCAAGGTGCAGTAGTTTTTCAGCCGGCCTCAGAAGACCCAGACGGCGTCCGGCGGGAAGGCCAGCCAGCGTTTGCCCGGTGCTTCCTGGCACTTGCCCCAGGCGCGCAGCAGGTCGCTGCCGGCATGGAAGACGTATTCGAAGCGGTCGCCGAGGAACATCGAGGTGGCGAGATCGATTTCCGTCCGGTGTTCGCCCGGTCCGTCGGCCAGTTGCATCTGCTCGACGCGGATGACCGCCTTGGCTTCCTGGCCGATCGCGGCATTGGTGCGGCGCAGGCCCCACACCGAAATGCCGTTGTCGAGGTCGATGCGGGCGCTGCCGCCGCGAATGTCGCCGATACGGCCTTTCATGATGTTGTTGCTGCCCATGAAGTCGGCGACAAAATAGGTCTGCGGCTGGCTGTACATTTCCTGCGGGGCGCCCTGCTGCTCGATGACGCCGCCGTTCAACAGCAGGATGCGGTCGGACATGGCCATCGCTTCTGACTGGTCGTGGGTGACGACCAGCGCCGATAGCTGCATCTCGACGATCAGGTTGCGCAGCC
It encodes:
- a CDS encoding PPC domain-containing DNA-binding protein, whose product is MNEAKDKGYCYKEYGHGRRFFLKILPGERLVDILTRFTQHEGIRHAVIVSAVGSVKNVRLNDIKSGAKLPITAARLTPHAVEGPLELLGLTGNIVPDESGEPFCHLHIIASKSSGDVVGGQMQDAEVFASCEIVLTELVIDGIARHQSKSAGTSNVFFAGEE
- a CDS encoding HpcH/HpaI aldolase/citrate lyase family protein, which produces MTGYQLRRSLLYVPGNMPSMLQNIPLFECDAVLIDLEDAVPLNEKDAARVLVRCFLDQYKVRNKEILVRINGLDTKWALDDLKTVLPGMPDGIRLPKADSPEIVERLDTLLTEFEEELGLDIGHFRILPSIETALGVINATSTAKASTRLIGLAFGAEDYTATMEIERTKSGEELFNARMRVLWAAKAAGIQAIDTIFADVNDMDSLRRETELIKRLGFTGKCMVNPRQCDVIHDVFAPKAEEVEHALQIIDAIKRAREMGTGVISLKGKMIDAPIVIRAARVLRTAQAHGLVDIEISEEDIYGTE
- the citC gene encoding [citrate (pro-3S)-lyase] ligase, producing the protein MIADLFAPTDVAAARRLIEGNGLTFEPGFDDLVGVHEQGSLVAVGARAGRVLKMLAIDPAHRGGSLLGEIVTALVSRGIEAGFDALFVFTKPGFASSFESLNFTLLADQGQAVLLEFGNGLKHWLAAHSPLRRAGVNGAVVVNCNPFSQGHRYLIETAARQVDHLYVFVVAEDRSAFPFPVRWQLVVDGVRDIANAVVLDTAHYQISAATFPTYFLKQDDPVARIQMELDLRLFGTRIAPYFGISRRFVGSEPHCALTRSYNEAMQRLLPQHGIAVTEIPRLETSAGVISASRVRELVARNEMAPLEAYLPASTLAYLLSEEAAPIRQQLQQRLKEASHEN
- the citD gene encoding citrate lyase acyl carrier protein, whose translation is MKIERKGQAGTMQSSDLMVIVEPADGLVIEIESTVKKQFEHLIRAKLEEVLAKHGAEGARVSVNDRGALDYAIEARLETALRRAGGLS
- a CDS encoding AbrB family transcriptional regulator, which encodes MPTSSPLHRLMLRILPALLLATLAGSLAQQLHVPLPWMIGPLFTIALLRMAGARLEGPPGGRQVGQCAIGTALGLYFTPEVLGQLGRHGPAIVLMAASAVAVGLLGALMLRRWTDVSPATAFFAALPGGASEMVVLAERQGGAVDRVAAAHALRVMLVVSSVPFVLVHWSHGGDETFCPLSTAVDWLHLPILFACSLAGVALFGTLRIANAWVLGPLACVGGLTALAIPLSGLPPELVNGGQLLLGVALGSRFSPSFFRAAPRFLGVSTLATGLALLLSGLFVWLLARFVALPLPSLALAASPGGMAEMSVTAKVMHLSVPLVTATHVLRVVLLTVCAPPLCRHFLAWQARSNPHHSGDQA